The sequence below is a genomic window from Plodia interpunctella isolate USDA-ARS_2022_Savannah chromosome 5, ilPloInte3.2, whole genome shotgun sequence.
AGTATTTCTGTAGCAGATCTAGTCTCTCTATTAGAGTATTGAATGGACTGTAAGCCATCTCCACTTTCATCATATTCTCCATCAGTAATGTCatcaatataatacatttctaATTGTGTCCGTCGTTTTTTTCTATGAGATGCCCTCAGGCCTTTAGATTCTGATCTCTTAAGAGCGTTTTTTAatacagattttaaaaatttgtggCACTCAACCATAGAAAATGTTTCTTCGAAATTTTGTGTCACTTGTTGAAAGAAGTTGATTgtgttgttataaattttaaatggaatTTTACTCTCATCCCCTCGAGATCCACCAGACCAGGAACATTTGGCAATAAATTGACGTGTAAACATCAAATCAATAAGAAAGTATGGACCAGTTTCTCCTCTGTATTGACAGAtgtctacaatttttttatacaaagcaTTTCTCTTATCTTGATCTTTCAAATCTTGTTCGAAATCATCTAGAACGTCTACACTATCTATAGCggtgaaaatattatcttgaTTTGTGCTTGTTGCGAAAAATTCACTTTGGCTAGGCGCAGCTGCTGATAATGTATCCAACTTTTTGctgtattcatttattttccgCATAATTTCCTTTTGGTTCTTCAGCATAATCCTCTGAATTTCTAAAATGTGATCCATCACTACAGATAATTAAACTAGTATCAATGGTAAATATGTTACTCAATTACATGTCAATTCCACTGGTTAAAGCTGAGActtcctaaaataaaaataataaaaatattaattaaaagtattactaaatgctaaaataataacaattaattataaaacattttacatcGTATGTTGATTTTTAGCACTTTTCGAATACACGTATCCTATAATATAAAGccttattttgttataattaccTAAAATCTTCATGCGAGCGTGCAGAGAtcaaaataaaggaaaaaaagGATACCATTGCTTTCCTTATTTAGCAAATCATAAACATATGCGTATTAGGTACGCggtgaaaatacaaatatttagatattaggtatttatcaaacaaactgtttcttttatttaacatcaacaacaaacaaaattcttCGTCTTCCGTTGTACTGTTTACTTACCTACTTGTCAAAATGACATTAATGACAGTTATAATGACAAAGTCAGATACCTACATATACATGACAAAGACatcacacatttttaaatcaaaaggGCTAGAACGTTATTAATCAGAAAAGGTTTTTATATTACGATGCTAAAGAGATTCAGAGATATTTCACAGCAATTTCATATTGTATTGCAATCTTCtccgtaattttattttataagaaaatgataTCAACATTATTGGCCTAAGTTTGATGATTGGAATAGTACTTAGGGGAGCTCCACGCACTTGTTGTTTGGTGGCAGAAATAGATGAGTTAGGTACCTTTGCAGACTAccttataaatagaaaataaacaaaactgcTTGTTTAGACATCTGGTATTAATAATGAGAACATTTGTTACGCTTAGAACAATTGTTGAGATATTTGTAAACATCATTGATATAGTGTGATTGACGACCGGATTTTCGATTTCAGAAATTACCTACAACTATTTATTATCGCAATTCCTATtctgaaaataagtttgtaaaatatagtttgttgtagtgaaaatatagtttcagGGGCGAATCCACCGTTGGGGCATTGATATACCCACGGAATGAAAAGGAGATAAGTTAACTGGGCATGCCCATAACCAATGCATTAgcttcactacatagtataaaacaaagtagcttcccgctgtctgtccctatgtacgAGTATGCTtcgatctttaaaattacgcaacgaattttgatgtgggttttttaaattagatggTGTGATTCCTGTGGAATGTTTAGGTGCATGATTTGTTGgttggttttacccgagcgaagccgggaggggccgttaataatttataatttcaccaTGTCCATCTGTCTCTCTGCGgtttatctaaaaaatattggtattaGATAGTTGCAATTTAGCATGGGTTACACCATtgaaaaattgagaaaaagaccatttatttatattacaagtgCCTAACTGGCGATGATTTATTGTCTGTTTTCCGGCTGAttgcaaatattattagatactaCTTATTTTTACCTGTATTTTAGATAGGGTCagctattttttatgattttatagcCACAACAAAACACGTACGATATAAACCGATGAGATAACGGTATTAGGATAAATCTAACAGTATCTAAAAGAATATGTATACTACACCGCATTTTCTAAAACTGTATGGTATGTCCGTATTTAATTATACTCGTAggtatgtccttcttcatagtcgtattcctcatggctgagggtcgtggtcattacgtggaatgaaacacacacaacaactttcttgccattattaatggagtggtttgccttctccatttcacacacaagttaataataatcaaccagtgtgcaggtttcctcacgatgttttccatcaccggaaacaagtgatggtcgatgaaaactactataattgagtcagatttgaatacaaactcatatggcatgagtaggattcgaacctgggaccttttgatccacaggcgggcgtcttaaccattacaccaccaccgcttcaattgtatgtaatgtatttgtatgtaaattagtTCATCAaagtgattttaaaatgtacttagTTGCGAATCTtgttgtaaaatgttatattttattaacatatatGAGTGGGTAATGATAAAAcgatgatatacatatatattagtaaAGTACATTGAAATGCAACCTTTAAAATAAGGCTACATTgctatattacattttcaagCCTAAATTTGTTTCTACCACTCTCCTACACTGATAAACAAAACAGAAGCATGTGCCAACTTACCATTTTTTACGTGAACCGATGTAAATATAGAACATGCGAACGCACAATCTCGGCACAAATTCAACTTAACTGCGCTCAATATAAGACTTAAAGTCCACTGTCACAACatgtctatcattaaaaataataaattcatcaaaaatatcgAGTAAGTATATTACGAATGTGGTGTGCGCCGTTGGCGCGACCACTCGACTCCGATTTCGAGTTGAACTGCCAGATGGTACTGTATATTCACATATGAATGATGtaggattaaaaataaaaattaactttatactTAAAGTGCAAGGGCTTAATTTACCATGCAATATGTTCTTTATGGTCGGATCGAACCCTGTACCTTGTACCCAACGGtgccatattttttaacaagaaAGTGGATCGTCGACTTTTCGGCGCAGTGCGGCAAATTCGCCGGGACTGCGACCAATGAGGTTAGAGTTCAAAAGTTATCGATATGTAGTGTTAAGGAGcgttttaacttttaacaaTACATAGGAAATAAAACGAAACTGACAATACAATTTGTTCACATCCAATTACAACACAAACCCCAGTTATAATCGAAGGTCTCGTCACAATgctataaaatcttaaaattaaggttaaaatttttcatgcGGTACCTATTTACCATCAGACCGGTTATGGTGGGGTGAGTGTAGTAGGTCCAGCCAGACAAAGCCGTATGTTAGtaagctagtattttataaaatatttagttttagtacctaaataaatttacgacGACGCCTCCAAATTGAATCTatgattatttgattttgattatatgattgtaaataagtgattattttaattttgatttacaatcatataatcaaaatcaaaacatttattcagaaattaggccttcacttacactttttcacgtcatattctaaattaaataatatttatcaaaattacaaacaattgACGTATCGGGATGACCACTACTGATAAGAAATGCCCTACGacacataaaaaaacagacaaaaaacATACGAAAACAGACAAaggtacataattaaatagcATTTAACAATTTTGCTCCCCGCAATGACCAAAGAAAAATAGCTCCCCAACCTTTACATCTGTATAGCTGAAGCGACTGGCAAAGTCAGTACCATACCAGTGGTgcaaaattcattatttggGTGCACACGTCCAAAGGCAAGTACGCCATATTGGCGGGAAAACAATCAAGTCAAGAGAC
It includes:
- the LOC128669864 gene encoding uncharacterized protein LOC128669864, producing the protein MDHILEIQRIMLKNQKEIMRKINEYSKKLDTLSAAAPSQSEFFATSTNQDNIFTAIDSVDVLDDFEQDLKDQDKRNALYKKIVDICQYRGETGPYFLIDLMFTRQFIAKCSWSGGSRGDESKIPFKIYNNTINFFQQVTQNFEETFSMVECHKFLKSVLKNALKRSESKGLRASHRKKRRTQLEMYYIDDITDGEYDESGDGLQSIQYSNRETRSATEILDDETNEEHE